The following are encoded in a window of Candidatus Methylomirabilota bacterium genomic DNA:
- a CDS encoding PIG-L deacetylase family protein has translation MTARRSEESRERTPAIPERRRRRAGRALEPPAPQRVLSVHAHPDDQEFTVAGTLAKWARAGSTVVTVCITSGGAGSNQYTPLTMTREALAPIREEEQRDACRLLGVSEVVFLGFEDGMLEPSLALRRELTRLIRRYRPDAVVCGDPTVRFYGSSYLNHPDHRVAADVTLDAVFPSAETRLIFPELLDEGLLPHHVDTVFIHGSPRPDTVIDISPVLDVKLAALKAHRTQMGEWDPTEMITEWAREQGARRGLAAAEAFRRMRLDST, from the coding sequence ATGACGGCCCGACGATCGGAGGAGTCGCGGGAGCGCACCCCCGCGATCCCCGAGCGCCGGCGGCGACGGGCCGGGCGCGCCCTCGAGCCGCCCGCCCCTCAGCGGGTCCTGAGCGTGCATGCGCACCCGGACGACCAGGAGTTCACCGTGGCCGGGACCCTCGCCAAGTGGGCCCGGGCGGGGAGCACCGTCGTCACCGTGTGCATCACCAGCGGCGGCGCCGGCTCCAATCAGTACACGCCCCTCACCATGACCCGGGAGGCGCTGGCGCCCATCCGGGAGGAGGAGCAGCGGGACGCCTGCCGTCTCCTCGGCGTCTCCGAGGTCGTGTTCCTGGGCTTCGAGGACGGCATGCTGGAGCCCTCCCTGGCGCTGCGGCGCGAGCTCACCCGCCTGATCCGCCGCTATCGCCCCGACGCGGTCGTGTGCGGCGACCCCACGGTGCGCTTCTATGGCTCGAGCTACCTGAACCACCCCGACCATCGGGTGGCGGCCGACGTGACGCTGGACGCGGTCTTCCCCTCGGCCGAGACCCGCCTCATCTTCCCCGAGCTCTTGGACGAGGGGCTTCTCCCCCACCACGTCGACACGGTGTTCATCCACGGATCCCCCCGCCCGGACACCGTCATCGACATCTCGCCGGTGCTGGACGTCAAGCTGGCCGCGCTCAAGGCGCACCGCACCCAGATGGGCGAGTGGGACCCCACCGAGATGATCACCGAGTGGGCGCGCGAGCAGGGCGCGCGGCGCGGCCTGGCGGCGGCCGAGGCCTTCCGCCGCATGCGGCTCGACAGTACGTGA